GATTTCAACCAGTCCAGCCTCTTTGGACGCTGTCGCTGCGCCTTCGCCGTTGTCGATGTTCGGGTCAAAGAGAGCTGTGATTTTCAGAGCCGGATTCTTCTCTTTGATGAGTCGATAGTAGGCAATCGCCTCCGGGATGCTGCTCGTTGCAAACAGCGCGTGAAATTTTCCGGCATGGGAGAGGGTCATCCAGTTATTCAGGATATCGGCCGCCACCTGTTCCCTGTGCTCGTCGCGCCTGTATTGGTTCTTGGGCAGGAAGTCCTCAACGCCCCTGACATACCTGCCCGCGCCATCGATCTTTCCCGCCATATCCGCCGTGTTTATCCAGTAGTAATAGATTTGGCTCTTTTGCGGGTCGGCAATGGCCTCGGCCTCGTCCGCCGCCTTAGCTTCATCAAGCGCAACGACCCTGCGCACGTCCTTGTCCTTGTAAGTCAACACTTTGTAGGGATCGAAGCCAAGCACGTTCCTGTCACGGATACCGTCAGCGATGGAGTAGCGGTGCAGTTCGTTCCCAAAGACATCTGCGGTTGTGCTGCCTTTGATTTTGTTCTCCATGTGGACAGGCGTTCCAGTGAAACCGAAGAAGATTGCATCTGAGAAGGTGTTCTTCACGTCAAGCAGCATCTCTCCGAAGGTGGAGCGGTGGCATTCGTCTACAATGAAGACGATGCGCTTGGCGGTCATCTTCCTGATGTCAGCGGCATTCATGCTGCTTGCCTCCTTGATGTTGCTCATCTTCTGGATGGAAGTCACGATGAGCGTGTCGGCGGGGTCGTTCGATTTCAGCCTGGCAATAAGGGCGTGGGTGTTTTCCGTGGCCTGCACGTCGTCGTTGTCCTCGGCAAAACCCCTGTACTCTTTGAGTGACTGTGTACCAAGCTCGATGCGGTCAATCAGGAAGACAACCTTGTCCGCGTCTTTTGAATTGGCGATAAGCTGCGCACTTTTGAAGCTGGTCATAGTTTTTCCGGAGCCGGTGGTGTGCCAGACATACCCGCCGCGCTGGTTCCCTTCTCCCCATTTGGTCTTGGCCACGCGGTCGGAGATTGCGCTTGCTGCATAGTATTGATAGCTGCGCATGACTTTCAGGACGCCGTCCGTGTCGTCCGGTACGGTGTAAAAGCCGATGAGCTGGTGTGCCATTGGTATTGAAAGCAGCTTCTCGGCGATTTCCTTCCAGTCGTTGACGGGTTCGTTATTGGAGTTCGCCCAATGGAAGTAGAAATCCGGATTGAATACACCGTCCTCGCCGGGGTTGGCGAAGTAAAGCGTTTCCGCTGGTTCTATCGCCACGAATATCTGCACCAGCGAGAACAGGCCGCTGAAAATCCCCTCACGGGAGTACTTCTCAATCTGGTTGGCGGCCTGTGTAACGGATACACCGCTCTTTTTCAGCTCTATGTGAATGACGGGCATACCGTTGATGAGCAGCATCAGGTCGCCTCGGCGGTCGTTGAGGATGCCGCGCGTGGGGAATTTGGGCTGCTGCGCTATCTGGTAACGGCTCTGGCCGGCGGCAATCTCCTGGCGGTCGTAGATTTTCAGGCTGATTTCCTTGCCGAGATGCGCTGCGTCGTTCGGGTTGTCGCGCTTGACAGAGACCGTCTTTCCGTTGATGAATCCATTCAGTTTGAGTGGTGTTTTGAGTACGTTTATCTGTTCGATAATCTGCTGCATCTCGCCGCTGGTGAGGGGGCAGTTGTTCAGGCGGTCGATGTCGCGATTGTTGTCATAAAGGATGTTCGCCCAGTTCTGGATAAGCTCAGCCTCGGTGGGGTTCCTGATGACCTCCTCCCAACCGTAGGTTGACAGCACTTTGATGAGGGCTTCTTCGAACTCGGATTCTTTGTTGAACACCATGTTACTCATCGTCGTTGTCCTTCTCTTCTGCAAAGATGTTCCCAAGCGTCAGTTTTTTGGCGCGAAGTCACGTTATTCATCTTC
This DNA window, taken from Synergistaceae bacterium, encodes the following:
- a CDS encoding HsdR family type I site-specific deoxyribonuclease, which translates into the protein MSNMVFNKESEFEEALIKVLSTYGWEEVIRNPTEAELIQNWANILYDNNRDIDRLNNCPLTSGEMQQIIEQINVLKTPLKLNGFINGKTVSVKRDNPNDAAHLGKEISLKIYDRQEIAAGQSRYQIAQQPKFPTRGILNDRRGDLMLLINGMPVIHIELKKSGVSVTQAANQIEKYSREGIFSGLFSLVQIFVAIEPAETLYFANPGEDGVFNPDFYFHWANSNNEPVNDWKEIAEKLLSIPMAHQLIGFYTVPDDTDGVLKVMRSYQYYAASAISDRVAKTKWGEGNQRGGYVWHTTGSGKTMTSFKSAQLIANSKDADKVVFLIDRIELGTQSLKEYRGFAEDNDDVQATENTHALIARLKSNDPADTLIVTSIQKMSNIKEASSMNAADIRKMTAKRIVFIVDECHRSTFGEMLLDVKNTFSDAIFFGFTGTPVHMENKIKGSTTADVFGNELHRYSIADGIRDRNVLGFDPYKVLTYKDKDVRRVVALDEAKAADEAEAIADPQKSQIYYYWINTADMAGKIDGAGRYVRGVEDFLPKNQYRRDEHREQVAADILNNWMTLSHAGKFHALFATSSIPEAIAYYRLIKEKNPALKITALFDPNIDNGEGAATASKEAGLVEIITDYNARYNQTFELGAHARFKKDIAARLAHKEPYKRIETEPEKQLDLLIVVDQMLTGFDSKWINTLYMDKLLEYQNIIQAFSRTNRLFGHEKPFGTIRYYRKPHTMEKNIEEAVKLYSGDKPIGLFVQRLQENLKAMNELYDLIRKVFADAGAPDFTKNPDDRTACGKFASLFRDFNDVLEAAKIQGFVWDKREYVFQDKPGARKTIIVTAFDENDYLVLALRYKELFGGGGDGGGGEEVPYDIDGHLTEIDTGKIDADYMNSRFVRYLKALQTGEEVEQVKSNLHKTFATLTQEEQKYAGIFLRDIERGDVVVEEGRTLRDYITEYQARAKADQIHRMAVALGLDEMKLRSLMDLKLTEANINEYGRFDTLKGTVDKAKARAFFEKQQGITISVFKVNNLLDGFLRKFLLEGGFDMDDEADDKKGYNPESAAEQKR